From the genome of Vicia villosa cultivar HV-30 ecotype Madison, WI unplaced genomic scaffold, Vvil1.0 ctg.001698F_1_1, whole genome shotgun sequence, one region includes:
- the LOC131636329 gene encoding heat shock 70 kDa protein 1-like encodes MANKYEGCPVGIDLGTTYSCVGLWRHEHKHNRFHIIHNDQDNLITVFDAKRVIGRRFSDSDIQDDMKLPFKVIAKAKSTEIKKIKKTIEEGKKFKLEDKKFLRKAIVMDALDLSVYGMKIALKKGVNLKLTDQEREDINNAMSVAKNLLDKNNQQKKDIDFLEGHLKKMENMLELINAKTSRKKKIKMPRRLLC; translated from the exons ATGGCAAACAAGTATGAAGGATGTCCAGTGGGAATAGACCTTGGCACAACATATTCTTGCGTTGGTTTGTGGCGTCATGAACACAAACACAATAGGTTTCACATTATTCACAATGATCAAGACAACTTAATTACCGTTTTTG atgcTAAGAGGGTAATTGGTAGAAGGTTTAGTGATTCTGATATTCAAGATGATATGAAGTTGCCATTCAAGGTCATTGCTAAGGCTAAATCCACtgagattaaaaaaattaaaaaaacaattgaagAAGGTAAGAAGTTCAAGTTGGAAGATAAGAAATTTTTAAGGAAGGCCATAGTAATGGATGCATTAGATTTAAGTGTTTACGGTATGAAGATTGCATTAAAGAAGGGTGTTAATTTAAAGCTGACCGATCAAGAACGCGAGGACATCAACAATGCAATGAGTGTGGCCAAGAATTTGCTTGATAAGAATAACCAACAGAAGAAAGATATTGATTTTCTTGAGGGTCATCTGAAGAAGATGGAGAACATGTTGGAACTCATTAATGCCAAAACCAGCCGTAAGAAGAAGATTAAGATGCCTCGAAGGCTCTTGTGCTAA
- the LOC131636330 gene encoding uncharacterized mitochondrial protein AtMg00310-like, with product MVGANLRRKHTWLRVLNNLRSRLSMWKGRNISIGGRVTLINSVLNAIPSFTLSFFKAPGLVLKEIRSILNNFLWCGNANKRCGHWVDWHTVCKPKEKGGLGVRDVGEVNKALLLKWKWRILLEDKTLCSDFLAMRYFDPKVKVLAIGGCANSSKDSLWWRDVINIDLMEAPCEDGFKGCVQSIFKKEPMFLSGLVFG from the coding sequence ATGGTAGGGGCGAATCTTAGAAGAAAGCATACTTGGTTGAGAGTGTTAAACAATTTAAGAAGTAGACTTTCAATGTGGAAAGGTAGAAACATATCCATCGGGGGTAGAGTGACACTTATTAATTCGGTGCTCAATGCTATTCCTTCTTTCACTCTATCTTTTTTCAAGGCCCCGGGTTTGGTTTTAAAAGAGATAAGAAGTATTCTTAATAACTTTTTATGGTGTGGCAATGCGAATAAAAGATGTGGGCATTGGGTGGATTGGCACACGGTTTGTAAACCTAAAGAGAAAGGGGGTTTAGGGGTGAGAGATGTGGGGGAGGTGAACAAAGCTTTACTTCTTAAGTGGAAATGGAGGATTCTCTTGGAAGATAAAACTTTGTGTAGTGATTTTTTGGCGATGAGATACTTTGATCCGAAAGTGAAGGTGTTGGCTATTGGTGGGTGTGCTAATAGCTCTAAGGATTCCTTATGGTGGAGGGATGTCATTAACATTGATTTGATGGAGGCCCCTTGTGAGGATGGTTTCAAGGGTTGTGTTCAAAGCATATTTAAAAAGGAACCAATGTTTCTTTCTGGTTTGGTCTTTGGATAG